From one Nitrosococcus halophilus Nc 4 genomic stretch:
- a CDS encoding MotA/TolQ/ExbB proton channel family protein, translated as MRAIKLGMLSGDRHLFLKAKGVATLIGIIVLGVPMGSWGANTPETLDQLLEQVRQDSIQERKLNAEREARFLSARDQQKNLLNKAKAELAAAQKREEKLKRIFEQNEKTLAEKEAALKERSASLGELFGVARQSAHDLLHIINNSLVSAQLSGRTEVLETIAERKQLPTIDELQQLWLSLQEQMTESGKVVTFSAPVIIAGGEVEERQVSRIGTFTAISEGTYLRYLSEPINGLVELSRQPPSRFLEAAAEFEKAERDEVVPMAVDPSRGAILALFVQKPNLQEHIQQGGWIGYLILGLGAIALLIALQRFIYLQIIGRRIHRQRQQETPQDNNPLGRILGVYKDNGQDVETLHLKLDEAILKEIPRLERGLPTLAILAAIPPLLGLLGTVTGMIETFQSITLFGTGDPKLMSGGISEALVTTELGLSVAIPILLIHSGLSSKSNRLVQVLDEESAAIVAQRAEKQNGRTDGQPVSD; from the coding sequence ATGAGGGCTATCAAGCTTGGCATGCTGTCCGGGGATAGGCATTTATTTCTAAAAGCTAAGGGAGTCGCTACCCTTATTGGGATCATAGTGTTAGGCGTGCCTATGGGCTCTTGGGGTGCGAATACCCCGGAAACCTTGGATCAGCTTCTGGAACAGGTTCGACAAGATAGCATTCAAGAACGCAAGCTGAATGCAGAGCGAGAAGCTCGCTTTCTCTCCGCCCGAGACCAGCAAAAAAATCTGCTTAATAAGGCCAAGGCCGAGTTGGCGGCGGCGCAAAAACGGGAAGAAAAGCTTAAGCGGATTTTTGAGCAGAATGAGAAGACCCTCGCTGAAAAGGAAGCTGCCCTTAAGGAACGCTCGGCTTCTCTGGGAGAGCTTTTTGGCGTAGCCCGACAGAGCGCCCATGATCTGTTGCATATTATTAATAATTCCTTGGTTTCGGCCCAGCTTTCGGGGCGCACTGAGGTGCTGGAAACCATTGCGGAACGTAAGCAGTTACCTACCATTGATGAGCTGCAGCAATTGTGGTTGAGTTTGCAGGAGCAGATGACGGAATCGGGGAAAGTAGTGACTTTCTCGGCCCCAGTGATCATTGCAGGAGGAGAAGTCGAAGAGCGACAAGTTTCCCGAATCGGTACCTTCACGGCAATCTCCGAGGGCACCTACCTGCGGTATCTCTCTGAGCCGATTAACGGGCTCGTGGAGCTTAGTCGGCAGCCCCCCTCCCGCTTTCTCGAAGCGGCCGCTGAATTTGAAAAGGCAGAAAGAGACGAGGTGGTGCCGATGGCGGTAGATCCCAGCCGTGGCGCTATCCTCGCACTATTCGTCCAGAAACCTAACTTGCAAGAGCATATCCAGCAGGGGGGGTGGATTGGTTATTTAATTTTGGGCCTAGGGGCAATCGCTTTGCTGATTGCGTTGCAGCGGTTTATTTATTTGCAAATCATCGGCCGCCGCATCCATCGCCAGCGACAACAGGAGACGCCACAGGACAATAACCCCCTGGGTCGCATCCTGGGGGTTTACAAGGATAATGGCCAAGATGTGGAAACACTTCATCTCAAGCTTGATGAGGCCATCCTCAAAGAAATACCCCGTTTGGAGCGAGGACTGCCCACCCTAGCCATTTTGGCTGCCATTCCACCCTTGCTCGGGCTGTTGGGTACCGTCACTGGCATGATTGAGACCTTCCAGTCGATCACCCTCTTTGGCACGGGCGATCCTAAGCTCATGTCGGGCGGGATTTCTGAGGCCCTGGTAACTACCGAGCTGGGCTTGTCGGTGGCTATCCCCATCTTGCTGATCCACAGCGGGCTTTCCAGTAAGAGCAATCGGCTGGTGCAAGTGCTGGATGAGGAGAGTGCCGCCATTGTGGCGCAGCGAGCGGAGAAGCAGAATGGGCGCACTGACGGACAACCTGTTTCAGATTGA
- a CDS encoding DUF3450 domain-containing protein, protein MPQRMVKIGFCAFLALSAVYGMGTMAASLEAAIDTQVKTDQAAAKSQDKIDALSEETTELLAEYRQVTAQLDSLRTYNRQLGKLIRSQKEEFTSLQQQLSEIEVTQREIVPLMLRMVSSLEQFVALDIPFLPQERQTRIQQLKALMDRADVGLSEKYRRVVEAFQVEVEYGRTIEAYRGTLAMEGKSRTVDFLRIGRTALFFHTLDGKTCGRWDVHKQRWSILPDRYRSAVTQGLRIARKQAPPDLLLLPIRAPETVQ, encoded by the coding sequence ATGCCACAGAGGATGGTTAAAATAGGGTTCTGTGCATTTTTAGCCCTGAGTGCTGTGTATGGGATGGGGACCATGGCGGCTTCATTGGAAGCGGCTATTGATACTCAGGTCAAGACGGATCAGGCTGCGGCGAAATCCCAGGATAAGATTGATGCCCTGTCAGAGGAAACGACAGAACTGCTAGCGGAATATCGTCAAGTCACTGCCCAGCTTGATAGTCTTCGTACCTATAATCGCCAATTAGGGAAACTCATTCGTTCCCAAAAGGAAGAATTTACCTCCCTCCAGCAGCAGCTTTCGGAGATTGAGGTGACCCAGCGGGAAATCGTGCCCCTGATGTTGCGCATGGTTTCATCACTGGAGCAGTTTGTGGCCTTGGACATTCCTTTTCTTCCCCAGGAGCGCCAGACTCGCATTCAGCAGCTCAAGGCCCTGATGGACCGGGCTGATGTGGGGTTGTCGGAGAAATACCGGCGTGTGGTCGAGGCCTTCCAGGTAGAAGTGGAATATGGGCGTACCATTGAAGCCTATCGAGGCACTTTAGCAATGGAAGGCAAATCTCGTACCGTGGATTTTCTTCGCATAGGACGGACAGCCTTGTTTTTTCATACCCTGGATGGCAAGACCTGTGGCCGTTGGGATGTCCATAAGCAGCGTTGGTCGATCCTCCCCGATCGATATCGCTCTGCAGTTACCCAGGGTCTGCGTATTGCCCGCAAGCAGGCTCCCCCGGACTTATTATTGCTGCCTATACGGGCGCCGGAGACTGTGCAATGA
- a CDS encoding FmdB family zinc ribbon protein, producing the protein MPIYEFYCMDCHTIFNFFSRRINTEKRPNCPRCGRPELERKLSLFAISKGRKEEDSGEAFPDLDEARMERAFEALAGEMEGVDENNPKAMAQMMRKLYDATGLKLGPGVEEAIRRMEKGEDPERIEAEMGDILEEEVPFTSPGKGSLKNVRRHFLPPQVDETLYEL; encoded by the coding sequence ATGCCTATTTATGAGTTCTATTGTATGGACTGCCATACGATATTTAATTTTTTCTCCCGTCGTATCAACACGGAGAAGCGTCCGAACTGTCCCCGCTGTGGCCGGCCCGAGCTAGAGCGGAAATTATCGCTGTTTGCTATCTCTAAAGGCCGCAAGGAGGAGGATAGCGGTGAGGCGTTTCCGGATCTTGATGAGGCGCGAATGGAGCGAGCCTTTGAAGCCCTTGCAGGGGAGATGGAAGGGGTTGACGAAAACAATCCCAAGGCGATGGCCCAGATGATGCGCAAGCTTTATGACGCCACTGGCCTTAAGTTAGGTCCAGGAGTAGAAGAGGCTATTCGCCGGATGGAAAAGGGGGAAGATCCGGAACGGATCGAGGCGGAGATGGGAGATATTCTAGAGGAAGAGGTTCCTTTTACCTCCCCAGGCAAAGGTAGTCTCAAAAATGTACGTCGGCATTTTCTTCCTCCTCAGGTGGATGAAACCTTATACGAGCTTTGA
- a CDS encoding rubredoxin yields MKRYMCIICGFIYDEAEGWPEDGIPPGTKWEDVPETWVCPDCGAGKDDFEMVEI; encoded by the coding sequence ATGAAGCGCTATATGTGCATTATTTGTGGTTTTATCTACGATGAAGCAGAGGGCTGGCCTGAGGATGGTATTCCCCCTGGCACCAAGTGGGAAGATGTTCCTGAGACTTGGGTTTGTCCAGATTGCGGTGCGGGTAAGGATGATTTTGAAATGGTCGAGATTTGA
- the thiE gene encoding thiamine phosphate synthase, translated as MNELIRGLYAIADTHLLPHQDLGNAVALALLGGASLIQYRDKSQEEKRRYQEAKSLQQICRQHQVPLIINDDTLLAAEIGADGVHLGRDDLAPSSARQILGADAIIGVSCYNELARAIAAEQAGADYVAFGRFFPSRTKPEAIQASLELLREARKKLKLPIVAIGGITTENAPQVIEAGANAVAIIGGLFKSQDIRATAAAYQQQFLSQHLPAPHSF; from the coding sequence ATGAATGAGCTAATCCGCGGCCTTTACGCCATTGCTGACACTCATCTTCTGCCCCACCAGGACTTGGGCAACGCCGTCGCCCTTGCATTACTAGGGGGGGCCTCCTTAATCCAGTACCGAGATAAAAGCCAGGAGGAGAAACGACGTTACCAAGAGGCCAAGTCCTTACAGCAAATCTGCCGCCAGCATCAGGTCCCTCTGATTATCAATGACGATACCCTACTCGCTGCCGAAATTGGTGCTGACGGGGTTCATCTAGGGCGGGATGACCTTGCTCCCAGTTCAGCCCGACAGATCTTAGGCGCAGACGCCATTATTGGCGTCTCCTGTTACAACGAACTGGCGCGGGCCATCGCCGCCGAGCAAGCCGGCGCCGATTATGTAGCCTTTGGCCGTTTTTTTCCTTCCAGAACCAAGCCAGAAGCTATCCAAGCCTCCCTAGAGCTATTAAGGGAGGCCCGAAAAAAATTAAAACTTCCTATTGTCGCCATCGGCGGCATCACCACAGAAAACGCGCCTCAGGTGATTGAGGCGGGGGCTAATGCGGTAGCCATTATCGGCGGACTTTTTAAAAGCCAGGATATCCGCGCGACGGCTGCTGCCTATCAGCAGCAATTTCTAAGCCAGCATTTACCTGCGCCCCATTCTTTTTAA
- the trxA gene encoding thioredoxin, producing the protein MSDNNYIIHATESNFAEQVLAKSHQAPVLVDFWAAWCQPCQMLMPLLQQLAENYQGQFWLAKVNADEEQNLALQYGVRGLPTLKLFRHGEVVEELVGVQPESVIRAAIDRHLVRESERLLEQAQTALAAGQEEQGLHLLHKAAEIDPENYLVSVALAGALLKQGKMTKAEQMLKALPLEVRGEEPASGLLAQIEFATLTEKAPDIHSLKQRLKANPEDSEARYLLGAQQALAGDYQDALEQFMVLLKQNPKYGDEAARKALLAVFNILGPDHELVPRYRRQMFRYLH; encoded by the coding sequence ATGAGCGACAACAACTATATTATCCATGCCACTGAGTCTAATTTTGCCGAGCAGGTTTTGGCAAAATCCCACCAAGCCCCTGTCCTCGTGGATTTCTGGGCTGCTTGGTGCCAACCCTGCCAAATGCTCATGCCGCTTTTGCAGCAGTTGGCTGAAAACTACCAAGGCCAATTTTGGTTAGCCAAGGTGAATGCTGACGAAGAACAAAACTTAGCCCTCCAGTATGGAGTACGCGGCCTACCCACCCTGAAATTGTTCCGCCACGGCGAAGTGGTGGAGGAGTTGGTGGGCGTCCAGCCGGAATCGGTGATCCGCGCCGCCATTGATCGGCACCTGGTCCGGGAATCTGAGCGGCTATTAGAACAAGCCCAAACAGCCTTGGCGGCCGGACAAGAGGAACAAGGCCTTCATTTATTGCATAAAGCCGCGGAGATAGATCCAGAAAATTACCTGGTCTCTGTGGCGCTAGCAGGCGCTCTTCTCAAGCAAGGAAAAATGACCAAGGCCGAACAGATGCTGAAGGCACTGCCTTTAGAAGTGCGAGGAGAAGAACCTGCTAGCGGCCTGTTGGCGCAAATTGAGTTTGCCACTCTTACCGAGAAGGCGCCCGACATCCATAGTTTAAAGCAGCGCCTCAAAGCCAATCCGGAGGATTCCGAAGCCCGTTATCTACTCGGTGCCCAGCAAGCGCTTGCTGGCGATTACCAGGATGCCTTGGAACAGTTCATGGTACTGCTTAAACAAAACCCAAAATATGGGGATGAGGCAGCCCGTAAAGCCTTGCTGGCCGTGTTTAACATTCTCGGTCCCGATCATGAGCTTGTTCCCCGTTACCGGCGACAAATGTTTCGTTATCTTCACTGA
- a CDS encoding mechanosensitive ion channel domain-containing protein, with translation MGYWRILLLMAISLTMGNGQAEEPTIAKESAPPMVTTVKPNPVIGAQQRQWIRIIGSGFTSGSKVTLQLGERIFPIPSERTKWLNDGELAIYANVSTGPSTWKVQVTNPEGQNSTPFSFEVKPPAAIGQEKQALEEQGRKAEVEALEKKAEETTEKIEQVKETVEEAKLEATQAATEKAALQKEVEKREQEALAAKQQLEAAKAKAQATGGLADQREVEKLAEEAEKLEKAATTEEKRLATLEVKEQAAQEKATTTETEIEKLRQEFAELRKQRAAKRTFLEKATTAAWIILVALIIWFLKRVAVNRFESAAVKKEEVQEGSARLRTLVLLLNWLGTILIILTAGYLILDEFGINMAPVLASVGIVGLALGFGGQYLIRDIINGIFILIEGQYNINDIVQIGEFVGVVEGVNLRHTKLRDLEGRAIYIPNGEIKTVVNFTKDYGRIVLDIGVAYKENVDQVMEVMKTVAEEMRQTPKYGRLIKEFEMFGVENFGESAITIRCRFKTITSKQWEVARECRRRIKNRFDELGIEIPFPQRTLNWGMPPQPHDMDEFEQTRNAVIS, from the coding sequence ATGGGGTATTGGCGTATATTGTTACTCATGGCCATTTCCTTAACGATGGGAAATGGCCAGGCTGAAGAACCGACGATAGCAAAAGAATCGGCCCCTCCGATGGTCACGACAGTTAAACCCAATCCCGTTATCGGTGCCCAGCAACGGCAATGGATCAGGATAATCGGCTCAGGCTTTACCTCGGGCTCGAAGGTTACCCTGCAACTCGGGGAGCGAATTTTCCCCATCCCTTCTGAACGAACGAAATGGCTCAACGACGGGGAATTGGCAATTTACGCCAACGTCTCCACGGGACCCTCCACCTGGAAAGTGCAAGTGACCAACCCAGAAGGACAAAACTCCACCCCCTTCAGCTTTGAAGTCAAACCTCCTGCCGCCATAGGGCAGGAAAAGCAAGCATTAGAAGAACAAGGAAGAAAAGCTGAAGTGGAGGCACTGGAAAAGAAAGCTGAAGAAACCACTGAAAAAATAGAACAGGTCAAAGAAACCGTTGAGGAGGCCAAACTGGAAGCCACACAAGCGGCCACCGAGAAAGCAGCGCTACAAAAGGAAGTAGAAAAAAGAGAACAAGAGGCCCTGGCAGCCAAACAGCAATTAGAGGCAGCAAAAGCCAAAGCTCAGGCTACGGGGGGTTTAGCAGACCAAAGAGAAGTTGAAAAATTAGCGGAAGAAGCAGAAAAACTTGAAAAAGCCGCCACCACCGAGGAAAAAAGGCTTGCCACCCTGGAGGTTAAAGAACAAGCAGCCCAAGAAAAGGCGACGACTACTGAAACTGAAATTGAAAAACTCCGCCAGGAATTTGCTGAATTAAGGAAGCAAAGAGCTGCAAAGCGAACTTTTCTTGAGAAAGCAACGACTGCGGCCTGGATTATTTTAGTGGCCCTGATTATTTGGTTTCTAAAGAGAGTCGCCGTCAATCGGTTTGAAAGCGCTGCGGTTAAAAAAGAGGAAGTCCAAGAAGGCAGCGCCAGACTCAGAACCTTGGTATTGTTGCTCAATTGGCTAGGCACCATCCTCATTATTCTTACCGCTGGTTATCTTATCCTGGATGAATTCGGGATTAACATGGCTCCGGTTTTGGCCAGCGTAGGAATTGTGGGCCTTGCTCTTGGCTTTGGGGGACAATATCTGATCCGAGATATCATTAACGGCATTTTCATTCTGATAGAAGGACAATATAACATTAATGATATCGTTCAGATCGGTGAGTTTGTGGGAGTCGTCGAGGGGGTCAATTTACGCCATACCAAACTACGGGATCTTGAGGGACGAGCCATCTATATTCCCAACGGGGAAATTAAAACCGTGGTTAATTTTACCAAAGACTATGGACGGATTGTTCTCGACATTGGCGTCGCCTACAAAGAAAATGTTGACCAGGTCATGGAAGTGATGAAAACGGTGGCGGAGGAAATGCGCCAGACTCCAAAATACGGGAGGCTAATCAAAGAATTTGAAATGTTTGGCGTGGAAAATTTTGGAGAATCAGCGATCACTATTCGCTGCCGTTTTAAAACTATAACCAGTAAACAGTGGGAGGTAGCCCGGGAATGCCGACGGCGGATCAAAAACCGTTTTGATGAGCTCGGGATTGAAATTCCATTCCCCCAAAGAACATTAAATTGGGGAATGCCCCCTCAACCTCATGATATGGACGAATTTGAACAAACCAGAAATGCTGTTATATCTTAA
- the hemL gene encoding glutamate-1-semialdehyde 2,1-aminomutase, with protein MTYSDELFQRAQAHIPGGVNSPVRAFKGVGGKPVFFARGEGPYLYDVDGNRYIDYVSSWGPLVVGHTHPEVVAAVQEAAAEGLGFGAPTAIEIEMAETVCRLVPSMDLVRMVSSGTEATMSAIRLARGFTGRDKILKFEGCYHGHADSLLVKAGSGALTLGVPTSPGIPLALAEHTLTVSYNNLDAVQEAFAHFGGQIAAVIVEPVAGNMNCIPPAPGFLEGLRTICNEYDSVLIFDEVMTGFRVALGGAQEFYKVTPDLTTLGKVIGGGLPVGAFGGRREIMEMIAPLGPVYQAGTLSGNPVAMAAGLATLKLIQAPEFHQRLSQQTQKLVKGFLERARNGGVPMTANQVGGMFGLFFTEEEEVTNYYQATNCNLDRFKLFFHGMLEQGIYLAPSAFEASFVSSAHGDEQIEATLQAAERVLAELSP; from the coding sequence ATGACCTATTCAGATGAATTGTTCCAACGGGCACAAGCCCATATTCCCGGCGGGGTGAACTCTCCAGTACGCGCCTTCAAAGGTGTGGGCGGCAAACCCGTATTTTTTGCCCGCGGCGAGGGTCCTTATTTATACGACGTTGACGGCAACCGCTATATTGATTACGTCAGCTCCTGGGGCCCACTCGTTGTTGGCCATACTCATCCTGAGGTAGTCGCAGCAGTCCAAGAGGCGGCAGCCGAAGGACTTGGCTTTGGCGCCCCTACCGCCATTGAGATCGAAATGGCGGAAACCGTATGCCGCCTCGTCCCCAGCATGGATCTAGTCCGCATGGTCAGCTCGGGCACCGAAGCCACCATGAGCGCCATTCGCTTAGCCCGGGGATTTACGGGGCGAGACAAAATTTTAAAGTTTGAGGGTTGCTACCATGGTCACGCCGACTCTTTATTAGTAAAGGCAGGCTCCGGTGCCTTGACCCTGGGTGTCCCCACCTCACCTGGTATTCCCCTGGCTTTAGCCGAGCATACCCTGACCGTCAGCTACAACAATCTGGATGCGGTCCAGGAGGCCTTCGCCCATTTCGGTGGACAAATCGCCGCCGTGATTGTCGAACCAGTCGCTGGGAATATGAACTGCATCCCTCCTGCCCCCGGCTTTTTAGAAGGGCTGCGAACTATCTGCAATGAGTACGACAGCGTCCTCATTTTTGATGAAGTCATGACCGGTTTCCGGGTAGCCCTGGGCGGTGCCCAGGAATTTTATAAAGTGACTCCGGATTTAACTACCTTGGGGAAGGTGATTGGTGGTGGCCTACCGGTAGGGGCATTTGGTGGCCGCCGAGAAATCATGGAGATGATTGCGCCTTTAGGTCCTGTCTATCAAGCGGGTACGCTCTCCGGTAATCCAGTGGCGATGGCTGCCGGACTGGCCACCCTCAAGCTTATCCAGGCCCCCGAATTTCACCAACGTTTATCTCAGCAAACTCAAAAGCTGGTTAAGGGCTTTCTTGAGCGGGCTCGCAACGGGGGGGTTCCCATGACGGCAAACCAGGTAGGCGGCATGTTTGGCCTCTTCTTCACCGAGGAAGAAGAAGTCACCAACTATTATCAAGCCACGAACTGCAATCTGGATCGCTTTAAACTCTTTTTCCACGGGATGCTAGAGCAAGGGATTTACCTTGCACCCTCAGCCTTTGAAGCCAGTTTTGTCTCTAGCGCCCACGGTGACGAACAGATAGAGGCCACCCTGCAGGCTGCAGAGCGGGTACTGGCTGAATTATCACCCTAA
- a CDS encoding carbon-nitrogen hydrolase family protein yields MKIRAAAAQYDISDLQSWSEYEAKITQWVERAVAQGAQLLLFPEYFSLELTALFGNEKEGTLARQLAALQESLPNFLALFRQLAKAHQVYILAGTFPVRVAEGFRNRAHLLGPRGAMVFQDKLQITRFETEQMRLRSGDDIKVFDTDFGKLGINVCYDIEFPLIARYQIEAGAKLLLVPSCTDSLAGYHRIRIGCQARALENQCYVLQAATVTCATPRSKATQIRMGAAAAYAPPARGFPDDGILTIGKINEPQWIFTDLDLEAIDKVRQTGDALNYQDWQGQKRLESAKLEQVKVIAGHRPYSP; encoded by the coding sequence ATGAAAATTCGCGCTGCTGCCGCCCAGTATGATATTAGTGATCTTCAGAGTTGGAGCGAATATGAAGCCAAAATTACCCAATGGGTTGAACGGGCAGTGGCCCAAGGAGCCCAACTCCTGCTTTTTCCCGAATATTTTTCCCTGGAGCTCACTGCCCTGTTCGGCAATGAAAAAGAAGGAACTCTGGCGCGGCAGTTGGCAGCGCTGCAAGAATCCCTACCTAATTTTTTGGCCCTCTTCCGGCAATTAGCGAAAGCCCACCAAGTCTACATTCTCGCAGGAACTTTCCCCGTCCGGGTCGCGGAAGGCTTTCGCAATCGCGCCCACCTATTAGGCCCTAGGGGGGCAATGGTTTTCCAAGATAAACTGCAAATCACCCGGTTTGAGACCGAGCAGATGCGCCTCCGTTCCGGTGATGACATTAAGGTTTTTGACACTGATTTTGGCAAACTCGGCATCAATGTCTGCTACGATATCGAATTTCCACTAATTGCCCGCTATCAGATTGAGGCCGGGGCTAAATTGCTGCTGGTCCCAAGCTGTACAGACAGCTTGGCAGGCTACCACCGGATTCGCATTGGCTGCCAAGCTCGGGCTCTGGAAAATCAGTGCTATGTCCTCCAAGCGGCGACTGTCACCTGCGCTACACCGCGCTCCAAAGCAACCCAGATCAGAATGGGGGCGGCTGCGGCCTATGCTCCTCCAGCTCGGGGTTTTCCCGATGACGGTATCCTGACCATTGGTAAAATCAACGAACCCCAGTGGATATTTACCGATCTAGACCTTGAAGCCATCGACAAAGTACGGCAAACAGGTGATGCGCTTAACTACCAAGATTGGCAGGGACAAAAACGCCTGGAGAGCGCTAAGCTAGAGCAAGTCAAGGTTATCGCAGGCCATCGCCCTTATTCCCCTTAA
- the uvrD gene encoding DNA helicase II, which translates to MDISYLLNPLNKAQREAVAAPAGHHLVLAGAGSGKTRVLVHRIAWLIRSQGISPFSLLAVTFTNKAAGEMRGRIEELLGMPAGGMWMGTFHGLAHRLLRTHWQEAQLPQDFQILDSEDQYRLIRRILQNLNLDETRWPPRQAQWFINGRKDEGLRPQHLEDDGNPYLRQQIRIYHSYQSHCERSGLVDFAELLLRAHELWRDHPALLGHYQNRFTHILVDEFQDTNAIQYAWLRLLAGNQGKLFIVGDDDQSIYGWRGARIENIQQLTQDFPTVRTVRLEQNYRSTGTILAAANTVIAHNAQRLGKNLWTDGEEGEPIQIYRAFNERDEAHFVVERIQAWQNQGERRADIAVLYRSNAQSRILEAALVEAGIPYRVHGGLRFFERAEIKDALAYLRLVAHQNDDSAFERVVNTPPRGIGERTLSQVREQARQAGLSLWQAATQLINTRTLSPRSANALQKFHRLIEGMATAIKALTLPEKMELVLEQSGLFDHYRKDRSEKGQSRLDNLKELINAASQFKAEDPSLETLPEFLAHAALEAGDTQAEDREDCVQLMTLHAAKGLEFPLVFIVGMEEGLFPSPQSLNEPRRLEEERRLCYVGMTRARYHLYLIHAEHRWLYGSESYPKPSRFLYEIPTELTHELRPQTHIIRPGYAPQEPMASDGGLQRGQRVKHPKFGEGVILGLEGKGEHRRVQVNFNQAGTKWLAVTYANLQIV; encoded by the coding sequence ATGGATATTTCCTATTTGCTCAATCCGCTTAACAAAGCCCAGCGTGAGGCGGTCGCCGCCCCCGCAGGACATCATTTAGTGCTCGCCGGTGCAGGCAGCGGTAAAACCCGGGTATTGGTACATCGAATTGCTTGGCTGATCCGAAGCCAAGGAATCTCTCCTTTTAGTCTCTTGGCAGTGACTTTTACCAATAAGGCTGCCGGGGAAATGCGAGGGCGAATCGAAGAGTTACTAGGAATGCCGGCGGGGGGTATGTGGATGGGCACCTTTCATGGACTGGCCCATCGCCTGTTACGGACCCATTGGCAAGAGGCCCAGCTCCCCCAGGACTTTCAGATTCTGGATTCGGAGGATCAGTACCGTCTAATTCGTCGGATCTTGCAGAATCTCAACCTAGATGAAACCCGGTGGCCACCACGCCAGGCCCAATGGTTTATCAACGGCCGTAAGGACGAGGGCCTGCGCCCCCAGCATCTTGAGGATGACGGTAACCCCTATCTCCGGCAACAGATCCGCATCTACCACAGCTATCAGAGCCACTGCGAACGCAGCGGCTTGGTGGACTTCGCGGAGCTTTTGCTGCGGGCTCATGAACTGTGGCGAGACCATCCCGCCCTACTGGGACACTACCAAAACCGTTTTACTCATATTTTGGTGGATGAATTCCAGGATACCAATGCCATCCAATATGCTTGGCTACGATTGCTGGCCGGGAACCAGGGAAAACTCTTTATCGTCGGCGATGACGATCAATCCATCTATGGCTGGCGGGGGGCACGGATTGAAAATATTCAACAACTGACCCAGGACTTTCCCACCGTACGGACAGTGCGCTTGGAACAAAACTACCGCTCAACGGGCACTATCCTCGCCGCGGCTAACACGGTCATTGCCCACAATGCACAACGGCTGGGGAAAAACCTTTGGACCGATGGCGAAGAGGGCGAGCCCATTCAAATCTACCGGGCCTTTAATGAACGGGACGAGGCCCATTTTGTGGTCGAGCGTATCCAAGCCTGGCAAAACCAAGGGGAAAGGCGCGCTGATATCGCCGTACTCTACCGCTCCAACGCCCAATCCCGGATCCTAGAGGCGGCCCTGGTGGAGGCCGGCATCCCCTATCGGGTCCATGGGGGACTGCGGTTCTTCGAGCGGGCGGAAATTAAAGATGCCCTGGCTTATTTGCGTCTAGTGGCCCATCAAAACGATGACTCTGCCTTCGAGCGGGTGGTGAATACTCCCCCTCGCGGCATTGGCGAACGAACCCTTTCCCAAGTCAGGGAACAAGCCCGCCAGGCCGGCCTCTCCCTGTGGCAAGCGGCAACCCAATTGATCAACACGCGGACCCTCTCCCCTCGAAGCGCCAATGCCCTCCAAAAATTTCACCGACTTATCGAAGGCATGGCGACAGCCATCAAGGCCCTTACCCTCCCGGAAAAAATGGAGCTTGTGCTTGAACAAAGTGGTTTGTTTGACCACTACCGCAAAGACCGTAGCGAAAAAGGCCAATCACGCTTAGATAACCTGAAAGAGCTGATTAATGCCGCCTCCCAATTTAAAGCCGAAGATCCTAGCCTGGAAACGTTACCAGAATTTTTAGCCCATGCGGCACTGGAGGCAGGGGATACCCAGGCCGAGGATCGGGAGGATTGCGTGCAATTGATGACTTTACACGCGGCGAAGGGCCTGGAATTCCCCCTTGTATTTATCGTCGGCATGGAAGAAGGCCTATTTCCAAGCCCCCAATCCCTCAATGAGCCCAGGCGGCTGGAGGAGGAACGTCGACTCTGCTATGTGGGAATGACCCGGGCTCGATATCATCTCTATCTCATTCATGCAGAGCATCGTTGGCTTTATGGTTCGGAGAGCTACCCCAAACCTTCCCGTTTTCTTTATGAAATTCCCACCGAACTCACCCATGAACTCCGGCCGCAAACCCATATTATCCGTCCCGGTTATGCTCCCCAAGAACCCATGGCCTCTGATGGAGGCTTGCAACGGGGTCAACGAGTCAAGCACCCTAAGTTTGGAGAGGGGGTGATCCTAGGCTTGGAAGGAAAAGGCGAGCATAGGCGGGTGCAAGTCAATTTCAACCAAGCAGGGACTAAATGGCTGGCAGTGACCTATGCCAATCTCCAAATTGTTTGA